One window from the genome of Acidihalobacter ferrooxydans encodes:
- a CDS encoding AlkA N-terminal domain-containing protein — protein MHPELEHAACYRALLARDARFDGVFYTGVVSTGIFCRPVCPATPPKPENCVFLPSAAAAHRLGFRPCLRCRPELTPGIAGWRGTASTVSRALYLICEGALNDGNVDGLATRLGVSARHLRRLFERHVGASPLAVAQTQRILFAKKLLGESRLSMADIAIAAGFGSVRRFNDAMRRTYGRPPGELRRSMHTAAHHTEGVTVRLPYSPPYDWEAMLGFLASRAIAGVETVANNRYRRSFACDGAYGTLDVCADLPAHQLRATIRIDRIRALGSVVTRLRRLFDLDADLSAIDAHLAHDPLFAGRVRARPGLRVPGTWDTFELAVRAVLGQQISVAAATTLAGRLAAALGQPLESAVDGIGLLFPIPAVIATADLDGIGLTQRRAASLRQLAQAMRDNPHLLRPFETLENSIARLTELPGIGPWTAQYIAMRALREPDAFPASDLGLLRALETPAGRPTPAALLARAEAWRPWRAYAALRLWLQPDGAPA, from the coding sequence ATGCATCCTGAACTCGAACACGCCGCCTGCTACCGCGCCCTGCTCGCCCGCGACGCGCGCTTCGACGGCGTGTTCTACACCGGTGTCGTCTCGACCGGCATCTTCTGCCGCCCGGTCTGCCCCGCCACGCCGCCCAAACCCGAGAACTGCGTGTTCCTGCCCAGCGCCGCGGCCGCTCATCGGCTGGGCTTTCGGCCCTGTCTGCGCTGCCGCCCTGAGCTGACGCCCGGCATCGCCGGCTGGCGCGGCACGGCCAGCACCGTTTCACGGGCCTTGTACCTCATCTGCGAAGGCGCGCTGAACGATGGCAACGTGGATGGCCTTGCCACGCGCCTTGGTGTCAGCGCGCGTCACCTGCGGCGCCTGTTCGAGCGTCACGTCGGCGCCTCACCGCTCGCCGTCGCACAAACCCAGCGCATCCTGTTCGCCAAAAAACTGCTCGGCGAAAGCCGCCTGAGCATGGCCGACATTGCCATTGCCGCCGGCTTTGGCAGCGTGCGCCGCTTCAACGACGCCATGCGGCGCACCTACGGCAGACCGCCCGGCGAACTGCGCCGCAGCATGCACACAGCCGCGCATCACACCGAAGGCGTCACCGTGCGCCTCCCGTACAGCCCGCCCTACGACTGGGAAGCGATGCTCGGTTTTCTTGCCTCGCGCGCAATTGCCGGTGTCGAAACCGTTGCCAACAACCGCTATCGCCGCAGCTTCGCCTGCGACGGCGCATACGGCACGCTCGATGTCTGCGCCGACCTGCCGGCCCATCAACTGCGCGCCACCATTCGCATCGACAGGATTCGCGCCCTCGGCAGCGTCGTCACCCGGCTGCGCCGGCTGTTCGACCTCGACGCCGATCTGAGCGCCATCGACGCCCATCTCGCCCATGATCCGCTGTTCGCCGGTCGCGTTCGCGCGCGTCCCGGCCTGCGCGTGCCCGGCACCTGGGACACCTTCGAGCTGGCCGTGCGCGCCGTGCTCGGCCAGCAGATCAGCGTCGCGGCCGCCACCACGCTCGCCGGTCGCCTCGCCGCCGCGCTCGGTCAGCCATTGGAAAGCGCTGTCGACGGCATCGGCCTGCTGTTCCCCATACCTGCCGTGATCGCCACCGCCGACCTCGACGGCATCGGCCTGACGCAACGACGCGCCGCGTCCCTGCGCCAACTGGCACAGGCCATGCGCGACAACCCGCACTTGCTGCGCCCCTTCGAGACGCTGGAAAACAGCATCGCCCGACTGACCGAACTGCCCGGCATCGGCCCCTGGACGGCACAGTACATCGCCATGCGCGCACTGCGCGAACCCGACGCCTTCCCGGCATCCGATCTCGGCCTGCTCCGCGCGCTGGAAACGCCGGCCGGCCGACCCACGCCTGCCGCACTG
- the panC gene encoding pantoate--beta-alanine ligase gives MRETQREFELRMIVRGWRSQGERIAFVPTMGNLHEGHLTLIDEAKRRADRVVVSIFVNPLQFDRPDDLAAYPRTLDADRRALEIRGAHLLFTPDETLPYPRGMETATRINVPELGEQLEGAARPGHYTGVATVVCKLLNLVQPDDAIFGEKDYQQLLLVRRMVADLNLPVQVHGVPVARTGNGLALSSRNSRLSDADRERAPHLHEALDTAGHLLTQGAPASVVEAAAGERLHQAGFRVDYVAVRSASDLSEPDTNDTDLVILAAAWLGNVRLIDCVRAKRG, from the coding sequence GTGCGCGAAACGCAACGCGAATTCGAACTGCGCATGATCGTGCGCGGCTGGCGCAGCCAGGGCGAGCGCATCGCCTTCGTCCCCACCATGGGCAATCTGCACGAAGGGCACCTGACCCTCATTGACGAAGCCAAACGCCGCGCCGACCGCGTGGTGGTGAGCATCTTCGTCAACCCCTTGCAGTTCGACCGCCCCGACGACCTCGCCGCCTACCCGCGCACGCTGGATGCCGACCGCCGGGCGCTCGAGATACGCGGCGCGCACCTGCTGTTCACCCCGGATGAAACGTTGCCCTATCCGCGCGGCATGGAAACGGCGACCCGGATCAATGTGCCGGAGCTTGGCGAACAGCTCGAAGGCGCCGCCCGGCCGGGCCACTACACAGGTGTCGCCACCGTCGTGTGCAAATTACTGAATCTGGTGCAACCCGACGATGCGATCTTCGGCGAAAAGGACTACCAGCAACTGCTGCTGGTGCGCCGCATGGTTGCAGACCTGAACCTGCCCGTGCAGGTGCACGGCGTCCCGGTCGCACGGACTGGCAACGGGTTGGCGCTGAGTTCACGCAACAGCCGCCTGAGCGATGCAGACCGCGAACGCGCGCCGCACTTGCACGAAGCGCTGGATACGGCAGGACACCTACTCACCCAGGGCGCCCCCGCCAGCGTCGTCGAAGCGGCTGCCGGCGAACGGCTGCATCAGGCCGGATTCCGGGTCGATTACGTGGCCGTGCGCAGCGCATCCGACCTCAGCGAACCGGATACCAATGACACCGATCTGGTGATCCTGGCTGCCGCATGGCTCGGCAACGTACGGTTGATCGATTGCGTCCGCGCAAAGCGCGGGTGA
- the panB gene encoding 3-methyl-2-oxobutanoate hydroxymethyltransferase, with amino-acid sequence MSTHSENQRITVTTLARMRREGEKIVCLTAYDAGFARMADAAGVDVILVGDSLGMVVQGCESTIGVTMDDMVYHTRLAARGRSHALLMADLPFLSCPDTAQALHNAGRLMQEGGADMVKLEGGAAQADVVARLSMNGIPVCAHLGLRPQFVHKLGGYRVQGREADIAALLREDAHVLEQAGADALLLECVPATLAQQITQAAGIPVIGIGAGATCDGQILVIHDVLGITPGRAPRFARNFMPGHDSIDGAIRAYATAVRDGSFPTADEAF; translated from the coding sequence ATGAGCACACACAGCGAAAACCAACGCATCACCGTCACGACGCTCGCGCGCATGCGTCGCGAGGGTGAAAAAATCGTCTGTCTCACCGCCTACGATGCGGGATTCGCCCGCATGGCCGATGCGGCGGGCGTCGACGTCATCCTGGTTGGTGACTCCCTGGGCATGGTCGTGCAGGGGTGCGAGAGCACCATCGGCGTGACCATGGACGACATGGTCTACCACACGCGGCTCGCCGCCCGCGGCCGCAGTCATGCCCTGCTCATGGCCGACCTGCCGTTCCTGAGCTGCCCGGATACCGCGCAGGCGCTGCACAACGCAGGGCGGCTGATGCAGGAAGGCGGTGCCGACATGGTCAAGCTCGAAGGCGGCGCGGCGCAGGCCGACGTGGTCGCGCGACTGAGCATGAACGGCATACCCGTGTGCGCACACCTCGGCCTGCGACCGCAGTTCGTGCACAAGCTCGGCGGCTATCGCGTACAAGGCCGCGAGGCGGACATCGCGGCACTGCTGCGCGAGGATGCGCATGTTCTCGAGCAGGCCGGCGCCGACGCGCTGCTGCTCGAATGCGTGCCGGCCACACTGGCGCAACAAATCACCCAGGCTGCCGGCATCCCGGTCATCGGCATCGGTGCGGGCGCGACCTGCGATGGCCAGATCCTGGTGATCCACGACGTGCTCGGCATCACGCCCGGCCGCGCACCGCGTTTCGCACGCAACTTCATGCCCGGACACGACAGCATCGACGGCGCCATCCGTGCCTATGCCACGGCGGTGCGCGACGGCAGCTTCCCGACCGCCGACGAGGCCTTTTGA
- a CDS encoding deoxynucleoside kinase has protein sequence MAESLPSHIAVEGPIGVGKTTLVHRLAVDFDAELFLEQPEENPFLERFYADPRRAALPTQLSFLMGRVRQIQTLRQNDLFAPVRVADFMLEKDRLFAEATLEADELALYEQVYDNLTIDAPRPELVVYLQAPVDVLRTRIARRDRHYERGIDPAYLARLCERYAHFFHHYDASPLLIVNASEIDIVNNEQDYQALVREIRAAPNGRRYFNPLPFSM, from the coding sequence ATGGCTGAATCGTTACCTTCCCACATCGCTGTCGAAGGCCCTATCGGGGTCGGCAAGACCACGCTGGTTCATCGGCTGGCCGTGGACTTCGACGCCGAACTGTTCCTCGAACAACCCGAAGAAAACCCGTTTCTCGAACGCTTTTATGCAGATCCGCGCCGCGCCGCGCTGCCGACCCAACTGAGTTTCCTGATGGGTCGCGTGCGCCAGATCCAGACCCTGCGGCAGAACGACCTGTTCGCGCCGGTCCGCGTGGCCGATTTCATGCTCGAAAAGGATCGCCTGTTCGCCGAAGCGACTCTGGAAGCGGACGAACTGGCGCTGTACGAACAGGTCTACGACAACCTGACCATCGACGCGCCACGCCCCGAGCTGGTCGTCTATCTGCAGGCACCCGTTGACGTTCTGCGCACGCGCATCGCACGCCGCGACCGCCATTACGAACGCGGCATCGACCCGGCCTATCTGGCCCGCCTGTGCGAACGCTATGCGCACTTCTTCCACCATTACGACGCCTCGCCTTTACTCATTGTCAACGCGAGCGAGATCGACATCGTCAACAACGAGCAAGACTACCAGGCGCTGGTACGCGAAATTCGCGCCGCGCCGAACGGGCGTCGTTATTTCAACCCACTGCCCTTTTCGATGTGA
- the folK gene encoding 2-amino-4-hydroxy-6-hydroxymethyldihydropteridine diphosphokinase: MPERVLAYVGLGSNLQTPEQQLRQALDELARIPRTRLVAQSGLYRNPPMGPVAQPDFVNAAAALETQLPALELLDELQAIEQAHGRVRIERWGPRTLDLDLLLYGDHSIEEPRLRVPHPGLHERPFVLYPLAEIAPELTLPGHGTLSGCLARCSPGSLERIESHG; encoded by the coding sequence ATGCCTGAGCGCGTGTTGGCCTACGTCGGCCTCGGCAGCAATCTGCAAACGCCCGAACAACAGCTGCGCCAGGCGCTGGACGAACTGGCCCGCATCCCGCGCACGCGGCTGGTTGCGCAGTCGGGCCTCTACCGCAACCCGCCGATGGGGCCGGTAGCGCAACCGGATTTCGTCAATGCCGCTGCCGCCCTGGAAACGCAGTTGCCGGCACTCGAACTCCTCGACGAATTGCAAGCAATCGAGCAAGCGCACGGCCGCGTGCGCATCGAACGCTGGGGGCCGCGCACGCTGGATCTGGACCTACTGCTGTACGGCGACCACAGCATTGAAGAACCGCGCCTGCGCGTCCCCCATCCGGGCCTGCATGAACGGCCGTTCGTGCTGTATCCTCTTGCCGAAATCGCTCCGGAACTGACCCTGCCCGGCCACGGAACGCTGTCCGGGTGTTTGGCGCGGTGTTCACCCGGCAGCCTCGAGCGCATCGAATCCCATGGCTGA
- the pcnB gene encoding polynucleotide adenylyltransferase PcnB, translating into MSTPHTTQAYPEPTIIPRAEHGISRAQISPGALKVLYRLKDAGFAAYLVGGGVRDLLLGREPKDFDIATNAHPDEVRALFRNSRLIGRRFRLAHVRFGRDVIEVATFRAPHDGADDVDCAELSDDGRILRDNVYGTFEQDAWRRDFTINALYYDIRNFSVVDHTNAMADIKAGLLRLIGDPQVRYREDPVRMLRAVRFAAKLGFRIETSSEAPILEMSSLLSDIAPARLFDEVLKLLHGGVALETFELLRHYGLFRPLFPLTEEALAHEVQGYPLTFIARALENTDRRIAENKPVTPAFLFAALLWEPVRRRLAELISDGIPEIPALQMAAAEVTSEQVRHIAIPKRFSLPMREIWTLQPRFAQRQPKRVARLLAHPRFRAAYDFYCLRAEVGEADPELAAWWTQLQETDASGQQALLQQTQPSPSTRKRRRRPRKRKPSSDA; encoded by the coding sequence GTGTCGACTCCTCATACCACTCAAGCATATCCTGAACCGACGATCATCCCGCGCGCGGAGCATGGCATTTCGCGCGCGCAGATCAGTCCGGGCGCACTCAAGGTGCTGTACCGCCTGAAAGATGCCGGCTTTGCCGCCTATCTGGTCGGCGGCGGCGTGCGCGATCTGCTGCTTGGGCGCGAACCCAAAGATTTCGACATCGCCACAAACGCGCATCCGGACGAGGTGCGTGCGCTGTTTCGCAACAGCCGCCTGATCGGTCGCCGCTTCCGGCTGGCGCATGTGCGCTTCGGCCGCGACGTCATCGAGGTAGCAACGTTCCGGGCGCCGCACGATGGCGCCGACGACGTGGATTGCGCCGAGTTGAGCGATGACGGGCGCATCCTGCGCGACAACGTCTACGGCACCTTCGAACAGGATGCCTGGCGGCGCGATTTTACGATCAACGCGCTGTATTACGACATCCGCAACTTCTCCGTTGTCGACCATACCAATGCAATGGCGGACATCAAGGCCGGCTTGCTACGCCTGATTGGCGACCCGCAGGTGCGCTATCGCGAAGATCCCGTGCGCATGCTGCGCGCGGTTCGTTTCGCCGCCAAGCTCGGCTTTCGCATCGAAACGTCCAGCGAAGCGCCGATTCTGGAAATGTCCAGCCTGCTGTCCGATATCGCGCCGGCGCGTCTGTTCGATGAAGTGCTCAAATTGCTACACGGCGGCGTGGCCCTGGAGACCTTCGAACTGCTGCGCCATTACGGCCTCTTTCGCCCACTGTTCCCGCTGACCGAGGAAGCCCTCGCGCACGAAGTGCAGGGCTATCCGCTGACCTTCATTGCCCGCGCGCTGGAAAACACTGACCGGCGCATTGCCGAGAACAAGCCGGTGACGCCGGCCTTTCTATTCGCCGCCCTGCTGTGGGAACCGGTGCGCCGACGGCTGGCCGAGTTGATCAGCGACGGCATCCCTGAAATTCCCGCGCTGCAAATGGCCGCCGCCGAAGTGACATCAGAGCAAGTGCGGCACATCGCCATCCCGAAGCGGTTCAGTCTGCCGATGCGCGAAATCTGGACGTTGCAGCCACGTTTCGCACAGCGCCAACCCAAACGGGTGGCGCGCCTGCTCGCCCACCCGCGATTTCGCGCCGCATACGATTTTTACTGTCTGCGCGCCGAAGTCGGCGAAGCCGACCCTGAACTGGCCGCCTGGTGGACGCAACTGCAGGAAACCGACGCCAGCGGCCAGCAGGCACTGCTGCAACAGACCCAGCCTTCGCCTTCAACGCGCAAGCGTCGGCGGCGTCCGCGCAAACGCAAACCGAGTTCCGATGCGTGA
- a CDS encoding DUF6314 family protein, with protein sequence MPFPVDNLAEFLCGQWRLTRRLASLDTQRSGTATGQADFSLLEGTLRFHETLQLRFDGYCGQATREHRYRLVEPHCAEVCFTDDRLFHRLDLRRGRWRDVHLCGEDVYYGSFRVLGPELWITRWRVRGPRKDLRITTLLEREKTMEN encoded by the coding sequence ATGCCATTCCCCGTCGACAATCTGGCCGAGTTCTTATGCGGACAATGGCGCCTGACCCGACGTCTGGCCTCGCTGGATACGCAGCGCAGCGGCACGGCCACAGGACAGGCGGATTTCAGCTTGCTGGAGGGCACACTGAGGTTCCACGAGACCCTGCAACTGCGCTTTGACGGTTACTGCGGACAAGCGACACGAGAACACCGGTATCGCCTGGTCGAGCCGCATTGCGCTGAGGTCTGCTTCACCGATGACCGTCTGTTCCACAGACTCGATCTGCGCCGGGGGCGCTGGCGTGATGTGCATCTATGCGGAGAAGACGTCTATTACGGAAGTTTCCGCGTACTCGGCCCGGAGCTTTGGATAACACGCTGGCGCGTGCGTGGACCACGCAAGGACTTGCGCATCACCACGCTGCTGGAACGCGAAAAAACAATGGAAAACTGA
- a CDS encoding ABC transporter ATP-binding protein, whose translation MALLDIKGVESGYGQLQILWGIDLDVAQGETVLLLGANSAGKTTLLRTLIGLLPCWAGSIEFDGQALQTLRPDQRIRRGIAFMSELGVFPGLSIEENIRLGGYALSPAQVRKRSGELFELFPALAQKRRHLASSLSGGQRKMLGIAKVLVSQPRLLLMDEPSSGLAPVFVKQVIEALQTVIGRGDTSLLIAEQNVAFLRLADRGFLIDGGRVKLSGTRQELENEDAVRAAYFGL comes from the coding sequence ATGGCACTGCTGGACATCAAAGGCGTCGAATCCGGCTACGGCCAGCTGCAAATTCTGTGGGGCATCGATCTTGACGTCGCGCAAGGCGAAACCGTGCTCCTGCTCGGTGCCAACAGCGCCGGCAAAACGACCCTGCTGCGCACCCTGATCGGCCTGCTGCCGTGCTGGGCCGGCAGCATCGAATTCGACGGCCAAGCCCTGCAAACGCTGCGACCCGACCAGCGCATCCGCCGCGGCATCGCCTTCATGTCCGAGCTCGGCGTATTTCCAGGCCTGAGCATCGAGGAAAACATTCGCCTCGGCGGTTACGCGCTGTCACCGGCCCAAGTTCGCAAACGCAGCGGGGAACTGTTCGAACTGTTTCCCGCGCTTGCCCAGAAGCGTCGGCATCTCGCCAGCAGCCTGTCGGGGGGGCAACGCAAAATGCTGGGAATCGCCAAGGTCCTCGTCTCACAACCCCGACTGCTGCTCATGGACGAACCCTCATCAGGGCTCGCGCCGGTATTCGTCAAACAGGTCATCGAAGCACTGCAGACCGTCATCGGCCGCGGCGATACATCGCTGCTGATCGCCGAGCAGAACGTCGCGTTTCTGAGGCTCGCGGATCGTGGATTCCTCATCGACGGCGGCCGGGTCAAGCTTTCGGGCACCCGCCAGGAACTCGAGAACGAAGACGCCGTGCGAGCCGCCTATTTCGGACTGTAG
- a CDS encoding ABC transporter permease subunit — translation MLKRGWLTGGVFLLLVGLTFALLPRVYSNSSLLFTMMTFVVLAQGLNLLYGFTGYLPFGYVGFFGAGAYGTSLLVLHTQLPVLLCVAGGALLAMLVAIVLGPLLRLSGAYFSIANLAASQILFYVVANPHLSGITGGPYGLSIEKVFDPQGSYLTMLALMLLVIAVATYFRVSRFGMALHAMRQDPVSASMAGVNVVRKRLLVWLASAAVAGLAGGIYAWNLSVFYPDAVFSLQISVFAIVFALFGGVGTVIGPVVGAIVLYTFYNSIGINAPQYFELFYGALIVLLVLFLPNGISSLLSRWGCVSSEPLLQLDGLCKRFGGLTVLDDLNFTVQPGEIVGLVGPNGSGKTTAINLISGLLRADCGHILFDGKPVERLPMFRRVHLGINRSFQVPKPFREMTVRENIEIAAHYGGADAVDINQVLADIDLREQAGNAAGELTVNQQKLLDLGRALATAPRLLLIDEIGAGLNPAELNGIAELLKKLAARGIALIVVEHLLDFLNRITSRVIVLGFGRMLFEGPLQAAADDPDVVAAFIGG, via the coding sequence ATGCTTAAGCGCGGCTGGTTGACGGGCGGCGTGTTCCTGCTCCTGGTAGGGCTGACGTTCGCGCTGCTGCCTCGGGTGTACAGCAACAGTTCGCTACTGTTCACGATGATGACCTTCGTCGTCCTCGCGCAGGGCCTGAACCTCCTCTACGGCTTCACCGGGTATCTGCCTTTCGGTTACGTCGGCTTCTTCGGTGCGGGCGCGTACGGCACCTCGCTGCTGGTCCTGCACACACAGTTACCCGTGTTGCTGTGCGTGGCCGGTGGCGCATTGCTGGCCATGCTCGTGGCGATCGTGCTCGGCCCCCTGCTGCGCCTGTCCGGCGCGTATTTTTCGATTGCCAATCTGGCCGCTTCGCAGATTCTGTTTTACGTCGTCGCCAACCCCCATCTGAGCGGAATCACCGGCGGCCCCTACGGCTTGTCGATTGAAAAAGTCTTTGATCCACAGGGCAGTTATCTGACCATGCTCGCACTGATGCTGCTGGTCATCGCGGTAGCGACGTATTTTCGCGTGTCGCGCTTCGGCATGGCGCTGCACGCAATGCGTCAAGACCCGGTCAGCGCATCGATGGCCGGGGTCAATGTAGTGCGCAAACGGCTGCTCGTCTGGCTGGCCTCGGCGGCCGTGGCGGGACTCGCCGGCGGCATCTACGCCTGGAATCTGTCGGTGTTCTACCCGGACGCGGTTTTTTCGCTGCAGATCAGCGTGTTCGCCATCGTTTTCGCCCTGTTCGGCGGCGTTGGCACCGTGATCGGGCCGGTGGTCGGCGCGATCGTGCTGTATACGTTCTACAACAGCATCGGCATCAACGCGCCGCAATACTTCGAACTGTTCTACGGCGCGCTGATCGTGCTTCTTGTGCTGTTTCTACCGAACGGCATTTCCTCGTTGCTGTCGCGCTGGGGCTGCGTGTCTTCTGAACCTCTCCTGCAACTGGACGGTCTGTGCAAGCGCTTCGGCGGGCTGACCGTACTGGACGACCTGAATTTTACCGTGCAGCCGGGCGAAATCGTCGGCCTGGTCGGGCCGAACGGTTCCGGGAAAACCACCGCCATCAACCTGATTTCCGGCCTGCTGCGTGCGGACTGCGGACACATCCTGTTCGACGGCAAGCCGGTCGAGCGACTACCCATGTTCCGGCGCGTGCATCTGGGCATCAATCGCAGCTTTCAGGTTCCGAAACCGTTTCGCGAAATGACCGTGCGCGAAAACATAGAAATCGCCGCGCACTACGGCGGCGCCGATGCGGTCGACATCAATCAGGTGCTGGCCGACATCGACCTGCGCGAGCAAGCCGGCAACGCCGCGGGCGAGCTTACCGTCAACCAGCAGAAACTGCTCGACCTCGGCCGTGCGCTGGCCACCGCGCCCAGGCTGCTCCTGATCGACGAAATCGGCGCGGGGCTCAATCCGGCCGAACTCAACGGCATTGCTGAACTGCTCAAAAAACTGGCCGCGCGCGGTATCGCGCTGATCGTGGTCGAACACCTGCTCGATTTCCTCAATCGCATCACCAGCCGGGTCATCGTGCTCGGGTTCGGCCGCATGCTGTTCGAGGGCCCATTGCAAGCCGCCGCTGACGACCCCGATGTGGTCGCTGCGTTTATCGGAGGCTGA
- a CDS encoding branched-chain amino acid ABC transporter permease, whose amino-acid sequence MSLFEYALVGGILYGIFFSLIAIGLNLVFGVMRMINLAHGQFVVLGGLGASVLVEHLHLNPLFGIPLAVAGAIVIGYPLYYAVVPRLQQSRDPEMLSFILFFGVAQIIDAVSIMAFGPDQRSLPGAALGSGSISVLGQAFPDSWWVAALVSVLAIVGLYLYFARTKLGYATRAIMADRDEARATGINVNRVSALAFVIGLALAGIAGVFVPYLLGSVSPSDGNSFTITSFAIVIIGSLGNPLGTIVGGLVFGLGTMMMQTYYASWSNLVPYALLLLIVLIRPSGLLGKAVRHA is encoded by the coding sequence GTGAGTCTGTTCGAATATGCACTGGTCGGCGGCATTCTGTACGGCATTTTTTTCAGCCTGATCGCCATCGGCCTCAATCTGGTATTCGGCGTGATGCGCATGATCAACCTCGCGCACGGACAATTCGTCGTACTCGGCGGACTGGGCGCGTCGGTGCTGGTCGAGCATTTGCATCTGAATCCGTTGTTCGGTATCCCCCTGGCGGTTGCCGGCGCCATTGTGATCGGCTACCCCCTGTACTACGCCGTGGTCCCACGACTGCAGCAAAGCCGCGACCCGGAAATGCTCTCGTTCATCCTGTTCTTCGGCGTCGCGCAGATCATCGACGCCGTGAGCATCATGGCCTTCGGCCCCGACCAGCGCTCCCTGCCGGGTGCGGCCCTGGGCAGCGGCAGCATCAGCGTACTCGGTCAGGCCTTTCCCGACAGCTGGTGGGTGGCGGCACTGGTCAGCGTGCTGGCGATCGTCGGGCTATACCTCTACTTCGCGCGCACCAAACTCGGTTACGCCACCCGCGCCATCATGGCCGACCGCGACGAAGCCCGCGCCACCGGCATCAACGTCAACCGTGTGTCCGCGCTGGCCTTCGTCATCGGGCTGGCGCTGGCGGGCATCGCCGGCGTATTCGTGCCGTATCTGCTCGGCTCGGTCTCTCCGAGCGACGGCAACAGCTTCACCATCACCTCGTTCGCCATTGTCATCATCGGCTCGCTGGGCAATCCGCTCGGCACCATAGTCGGCGGGCTCGTCTTCGGCCTCGGCACAATGATGATGCAAACCTATTACGCCTCATGGTCAAATCTGGTGCCCTACGCCCTGCTGCTGTTGATCGTGCTGATCCGCCCCTCGGGCCTGCTCGGCAAGGCGGTGCGGCATGCTTAA